DNA from Halobaculum sp. XH14:
GCCCTGGAACTTCCCGTTCTGGCAGGTGTTCCGCTTTGCCGTGCCGAACCTCGCCGCCGGCAACGTCGGCCTCCTGAAACACGCCTCGAACGTCCCCGGCTGTGCGCGCGCCATCGAGGAAGTGTTCCACGACGCGGGGTTCCCCGAGGGGTCGTTTCGGACGCTGCTCGTCGGCTCCGGGGAGATCGACGCCATCCTCGAGGACGAGCGTGTCCGGGCGGCGACGCTCACCGGGAGCGTGGGCGCCGGCCGCGCCGTCGCCGAGAAGGCGGGCGCGGAACTGAAGAAGACGGTGCTCGAACTCGGCGGCAGCGACCCGTTCGTCGTCCTTGACGACGCCCCCATGGACCGCACGGTGGGGAGCGCCGTCTACGGTCGCTGTCAGAACAACGGCGAGTCCTGCATCGCCGCCAAGCGGTTCATCGTCGCCGACGAGGTGTACGACGAGTTCCTCGACCGGTTCGTCGCGGAGATGGCGGACCTGACGATCGGTGACCCGCTCGAGGAAGGCACCGACATCGGGCCGATGGCCCAGCAGGGACTCATGGAAGAACTGCACGAGCAGGTCGAGGCCACCGTGGCCGCCGGCGCGACGGTCCACACCGGCGGCGAGCCGATGGACCGGGAGGGATCGTACTACCCGCCGACGGTGCTCTCGGACGTCCCCCCCGGCTCGCCCGCGGACACCGAGGAACTGTTCGGTCCGGTCGCCTCGGTCTGGCGGGTCGAGAGCGAGGCGGAGGCCGTCGAACTGGCGAACGACTCGCGGTTCGGCCTCGGCGCAAGCGTCTGGACCGACGACCCCGAACGGGGGGAACGGGTCGCCAGGCAGTTGGAGGCCGGCTGCTGTTTCGTCAACGAGATCGTGAAGTCCGACCCGCGGCTCCCGTTCGGCGGCGTGAAGGAGTCGGGGTACGGCCGCGAACTCTCCCGACACGGCATCCGGGAGTTCCTCAACCGGAAGACGGTCTGGGTCCAGCACGGGGACTCCTCGACCGGACTCGACTCCCTGTCGGAATGACGGTCGCGGACCTGGTCGTCGACTGTCTCGAGGCGGAGGGCGTCGAGTACGTGTTCGGGCTGCCGGGCGAGGAACTGGAGGACCTGCTGTTCGCGCTCGAGGACTCGTCGGTGACGTTCGTCCCGACGCGCCACGAGCAGGGCGCGGCGTTCATGGCGAACGTCCACGGGCGGCTGACCGGCGAGGCGGGCGTCTGTCTCGCCACGCTCGGCCCGGGCGCGACGAACCTCATCACCGGCGTCGCCGACGCGCAACTGGACAAGGCGCCACTGGTCGCCATCACCGGACAGGGCGGGCGCGAACGGCTCCACAAGGAGAGCCACCAGCGGCTCGACGTCGTCCACGCGTTCGAGCC
Protein-coding regions in this window:
- a CDS encoding NAD-dependent succinate-semialdehyde dehydrogenase, with product MESVNPATGETVGSYEEPSDGEVEAALETATETFESWRGTTVQHRADLLVDAGDLLRERVDEYAELMTREMGKPVSQARAEVRKCATLCDYYAERADEQLADEVIGSESDAHTLVSYEPLGPVLAVMPWNFPFWQVFRFAVPNLAAGNVGLLKHASNVPGCARAIEEVFHDAGFPEGSFRTLLVGSGEIDAILEDERVRAATLTGSVGAGRAVAEKAGAELKKTVLELGGSDPFVVLDDAPMDRTVGSAVYGRCQNNGESCIAAKRFIVADEVYDEFLDRFVAEMADLTIGDPLEEGTDIGPMAQQGLMEELHEQVEATVAAGATVHTGGEPMDREGSYYPPTVLSDVPPGSPADTEELFGPVASVWRVESEAEAVELANDSRFGLGASVWTDDPERGERVARQLEAGCCFVNEIVKSDPRLPFGGVKESGYGRELSRHGIREFLNRKTVWVQHGDSSTGLDSLSE